One genomic window of Bicyclus anynana chromosome 10, ilBicAnyn1.1, whole genome shotgun sequence includes the following:
- the LOC128198421 gene encoding uncharacterized protein LOC128198421, with the protein MEGQFQILFDSMKIEMQTLMQTQTVELKESITNSIMDKMEEKLIPLVEENKELKLKIGKLENEIEFLKRGEKKNNVIVFGLEEKETSAYELIQELKKNLKQDLNINLEHYEINKIHRIGTKNEESNKSRPVLCSFVNNWKKNEILKNRKNLKTINISEDYSKEVLEKRRKLKAELFEERKNGKIAYLKYDKLIVKENKNSQDKRKRESSASPSSYNTQTKKYQTVSSIKSNRTNAFDVMRSRSNSFSNVTTKKQ; encoded by the coding sequence ATGGAAGGtcaatttcaaatattatttgacAGCATGAAAATTGAGATGCAAACTTTGATGCAAACCCAAACTGTGGAATTGAAAGAATCTATTACAAACAGTATTATGGATAAAATGGAAGAAAAATTAATCCCTTTAGTAGAGGAAAACAAAGAACTAAAACTTAAGATAGGGAAACTAGAGAACGAAATCGAGTTTCTAAAAAGAggggaaaagaaaaataatgttatagTTTTTGGCCTAGAAGAAAAAGAAACCTCAGCCTATGAACTTATTCAAGAACTAAAGAAAAATCTGAAGCAAGATTTAAATATTAACCTAGAACATtacgaaataaacaaaattcatCGGATAGGAACTAAAAATGAGGAAAGTAACAAGTCTCGACCGGTTTTATGTTCGTTTGTAAACAACTGGAAAAAGAACGAAATTCTGAAAAATAGGAAAAATCTAAAGACTATTAATATCAGTGAAGATTACTCAAAGGAAGTATTAGAAAAGAGGAGAAAACTAAAAGCAGAGCTATTTGAAGAGAGGAAGAATGGAAAaatagcctatttgaaatatgaCAAACTAATAGTCAAAGAGAATAAAAATAGCCAGGACAAAAGAAAAAGGGAATCATCTGCCTCACCCTCCTCTTACaatacccaaacaaaaaaatatcaaaccgTTTCTTCAATCAAGTCGAACAGGACGAATGCTTTCGATGTGATGAGGTCGAGATCGAACTCTTTTTCTAATGTAACTaccaaaaaacaataa